A single region of the Enterobacter cloacae complex sp. R_G8 genome encodes:
- a CDS encoding GNAT family N-acetyltransferase produces MSEQFRDVSPEDADLQPIINGLFGEYAARYGDYFSKDAEVELTEWYLAPQGLFIVLERDGKIIATGAYKPFDERTAEIKRIWTDKTLRQQGLAGRVVRELERRAVLAGYSQIYLTTGFRQPEAVRLYLSQGYQPQFDLHRDPEEYSQPPFDGRLRFTKTLVREALSKTA; encoded by the coding sequence ATGAGCGAACAATTTCGTGACGTTTCGCCGGAAGATGCCGATCTTCAGCCCATCATCAATGGGCTGTTCGGTGAATACGCTGCCCGCTACGGTGACTATTTTTCGAAAGATGCTGAGGTGGAGCTCACCGAGTGGTATCTGGCGCCACAGGGGCTGTTTATCGTCCTTGAGCGCGACGGGAAAATTATCGCCACCGGTGCGTACAAACCCTTCGACGAACGCACCGCGGAAATCAAACGCATCTGGACGGACAAAACCCTGCGTCAGCAGGGGCTTGCGGGGCGCGTGGTGCGGGAGCTGGAGCGCAGGGCGGTGCTGGCCGGCTACAGCCAGATCTACCTCACTACCGGTTTCCGTCAGCCGGAAGCGGTACGACTTTATCTCAGCCAGGGGTACCAGCCGCAGTTCGATCTGCATCGCGATCCGGAAGAGTACAGCCAGCCCCCGTTTGATGGCCGGCTGCGTTTCACCAAAACGCTGGTTCGCGAAGCGTTAAGTAAAACCGCATGA
- a CDS encoding amino acid ABC transporter permease, protein MSNVETIKVVPARYPLRAVGAVVALFVLAVVIQSVAFNPRWEWSVFARWFFDPVILEGVGQTLLLTLIGTALSVVFGGMLALARLSSSWLLSSLAWGYIWLFRSLPLIVVLIILYNFSYLYDTLSLGVPFTGITWGSFETINVLGQFSTAVVGLTLVQSAYTAEIIRGGFLGVDHGQYEAAAALGLPAWRRTVRIILPQALRTILPSGFNEIISLAKGTAMVYVLAMPELFYTIQMIYNRTQEVIPLLMVGAAWYLVITTVLSAIQYGVERGLARSERRSAVNQNRTLSRTRSRSVTTTPAQEPVHASLS, encoded by the coding sequence ATGAGCAACGTTGAAACCATTAAAGTGGTCCCTGCGCGTTATCCGCTGCGGGCCGTCGGTGCCGTGGTGGCGCTGTTTGTCCTGGCGGTCGTTATCCAGTCCGTCGCCTTTAACCCGCGCTGGGAGTGGTCTGTGTTTGCCCGCTGGTTCTTCGACCCGGTGATCCTTGAAGGCGTTGGCCAGACATTACTGCTGACACTGATCGGCACCGCGCTGAGCGTGGTTTTCGGCGGTATGCTGGCGCTGGCGAGACTCTCCTCATCCTGGCTGCTGAGCAGCCTGGCCTGGGGCTATATCTGGCTGTTTCGTTCGCTGCCGCTGATTGTGGTGCTGATCATCCTCTATAACTTTTCCTATCTCTACGACACGCTCTCCCTTGGGGTGCCGTTCACCGGCATAACCTGGGGCAGCTTTGAAACCATCAACGTGCTGGGGCAATTTTCCACTGCCGTTGTCGGGCTGACGCTGGTACAGAGCGCCTATACCGCGGAGATTATCCGCGGGGGCTTCCTCGGCGTGGATCATGGTCAGTATGAAGCGGCCGCTGCGCTGGGGCTACCGGCCTGGCGTCGTACGGTGCGGATCATTCTGCCGCAGGCGCTGCGCACCATTCTGCCGTCCGGGTTTAACGAAATCATCAGTCTCGCGAAGGGCACGGCGATGGTCTACGTGCTGGCAATGCCGGAACTGTTCTACACCATCCAGATGATTTACAACCGCACGCAGGAGGTGATCCCGCTGCTGATGGTGGGGGCCGCCTGGTACCTGGTGATTACCACCGTATTGTCCGCTATCCAGTATGGTGTTGAGCGGGGACTGGCCCGCAGCGAACGTCGCTCGGCGGTGAATCAGAACCGTACCCTCAGCCGTACCCGTTCCCGTTCCGTCACCACCACGCCCGCACAGGAGCCCGTCCATGCAAGCCTCTCATGA
- a CDS encoding amino acid ABC transporter ATP-binding protein, producing the protein MQASHEGHISITGVSKFFGRHKALDNVSLEIPPGSVTVILGPSGSGKSTLLRTINHLERVDEGFIQIDGDYIGYRRRGDKLYELKEKEILKQRVNVGYVFQNFNLFPHLTVLENLIEAPIAHKKLSKKEAVERAYSLLDVVGLRDKADAWSRHLSGGQQQRIAIARALALRPRVMLFDEPTSALDPELVGEVLDVIKKLARSGTTLVVVTHEIGFAREVADQVVFMVDGKIVEQGSSDEVLNRPSHPRTRQFLSRVL; encoded by the coding sequence ATGCAAGCCTCTCATGAAGGACATATTTCCATTACCGGCGTCAGTAAATTCTTTGGTCGCCATAAAGCGCTCGATAACGTGTCGCTTGAGATCCCACCGGGTTCCGTCACGGTGATCCTCGGACCGTCCGGCTCTGGTAAATCGACCCTGTTGCGCACAATCAACCACCTGGAGCGCGTTGACGAAGGGTTTATTCAGATTGACGGGGATTACATCGGCTACCGCCGTCGGGGTGACAAACTCTACGAGTTAAAAGAGAAAGAGATCCTTAAACAGCGCGTCAATGTCGGTTATGTGTTCCAGAACTTTAACCTCTTCCCGCATCTCACGGTGCTGGAAAACCTGATTGAAGCGCCCATCGCCCATAAAAAACTGAGCAAAAAAGAGGCCGTTGAGCGGGCATACAGCCTGCTGGATGTGGTGGGGCTGCGTGATAAAGCAGATGCCTGGTCGCGCCATCTCTCCGGCGGGCAGCAGCAGCGTATCGCCATTGCCCGCGCGCTGGCGCTGCGTCCGCGGGTCATGCTGTTTGATGAACCCACCTCGGCGCTTGACCCGGAGCTGGTGGGCGAGGTGCTGGATGTCATCAAGAAACTCGCCCGTTCCGGCACCACGCTGGTGGTGGTCACCCATGAGATCGGCTTCGCCAGAGAAGTGGCGGATCAGGTGGTGTTTATGGTCGACGGTAAAATTGTGGAGCAAGGCAGCAGCGACGAGGTGCTGAACCGGCCATCGCACCCGCGAACGCGTCAGTTCCTTTCCCGAGTCCTGTAA
- a CDS encoding ABC transporter substrate-binding protein: MKYGLLAGLAFTAASHASIDLKANEQPLPVTVDPQAVARIPAHYKFVEPGTLTVAISALNSPPLALLASDNRTRIGSDPDIARLLAGSLGLKLKLVPTAWEDWPLGITSGRYDVALVNIAVTEQRKEKFDFATYRVDSLAFTVKSTSQVQSIKGPEDLAGKKVIVGSGTNQERILLGWNEENKKAGREPALPVYLTDDASGNLYIQSGRADVFFGPQSVAAYKAALTGKTRVVGLGPKKAYVATTTKKGNQLVYALQAALDGAIARGEYQKVLARWGEQGEAVAQSEVNPPGITY; this comes from the coding sequence ATGAAATATGGACTTTTAGCGGGGCTGGCTTTTACCGCCGCCAGTCATGCCAGCATTGATTTAAAGGCCAACGAGCAGCCGCTGCCGGTGACGGTGGATCCGCAGGCGGTGGCGAGGATCCCCGCTCATTACAAATTTGTTGAGCCGGGAACGCTCACGGTGGCCATTTCCGCGCTTAATTCACCGCCGCTGGCGCTGCTGGCCAGCGATAATCGGACGCGTATCGGCAGCGACCCGGATATCGCCCGGCTGCTGGCGGGCAGCCTGGGGCTAAAACTGAAGCTCGTTCCTACGGCCTGGGAAGACTGGCCGCTGGGGATCACCTCCGGGCGCTATGACGTAGCGCTGGTAAACATTGCGGTGACCGAACAGCGCAAAGAGAAGTTTGATTTTGCGACCTATCGCGTCGATTCGCTGGCGTTTACGGTGAAATCCACCAGTCAGGTGCAGTCGATTAAGGGCCCTGAAGATCTTGCGGGTAAAAAGGTCATTGTTGGCTCTGGCACCAATCAGGAGCGCATCCTGTTGGGCTGGAACGAGGAGAACAAAAAGGCCGGACGTGAACCCGCGCTGCCGGTGTACCTGACGGACGATGCCTCGGGCAATCTCTATATTCAGTCCGGCCGGGCGGATGTGTTCTTCGGGCCGCAGTCGGTCGCGGCGTATAAAGCCGCGCTGACCGGCAAAACGCGCGTTGTCGGGCTGGGCCCGAAAAAAGCGTATGTCGCCACCACCACCAAAAAAGGCAATCAACTGGTCTACGCCCTGCAGGCCGCACTGGATGGTGCGATCGCGCGCGGGGAGTATCAGAAGGTGCTGGCACGCTGGGGGGAGCAGGGCGAAGCGGTGGCACAATCGGAGGTTAACCCGCCTGGGATCACGTATTAA
- a CDS encoding glutathione S-transferase family protein, translating to MIKLYGVPGWGSAISEVMLTLADIPYQFINVDGFDQPGPQRELLQKLNPLCQVPTLALENGAIMTETAAIGLMVLDRCPDLAPPVGQAERQQFQRLLIWFVANVYPTFTYADYPERWVPDAPEQLQKNCIEYRKSLYLWFESQLKAAPFALGERLTLLDVYIAVARSWGPRHEWFATNTPKLTAIADIVCGLPELHKVLKANTII from the coding sequence ATGATCAAACTCTATGGCGTACCCGGCTGGGGCTCGGCAATCAGTGAAGTGATGCTGACCCTGGCAGACATTCCTTACCAGTTTATTAACGTGGACGGGTTTGACCAGCCCGGTCCTCAGCGTGAACTGTTGCAAAAGCTTAACCCGCTGTGTCAGGTGCCTACACTGGCGCTGGAAAATGGCGCGATCATGACCGAAACGGCCGCCATCGGCCTGATGGTGCTCGACAGGTGTCCCGATCTGGCGCCGCCCGTCGGGCAGGCAGAACGTCAGCAGTTTCAGCGTCTGCTGATCTGGTTCGTGGCGAACGTCTATCCGACGTTTACTTACGCAGACTATCCCGAACGCTGGGTACCGGATGCGCCGGAACAGCTGCAGAAAAACTGCATCGAATACCGCAAATCCCTCTATTTATGGTTCGAAAGCCAACTCAAAGCTGCCCCGTTTGCGCTGGGTGAGCGACTTACGCTGCTTGACGTCTATATTGCGGTGGCGCGTAGCTGGGGTCCACGGCACGAATGGTTCGCAACCAATACGCCAAAATTGACGGCCATTGCAGATATCGTGTGCGGGCTGCCTGAACTGCACAAGGTGTTAAAGGCAAATACGATTATCTGA
- the pptA gene encoding tautomerase PptA, producing the protein MPHVDIKSFPRDMNDEQKNALAADIAEVIIRHFNSKDSSVSIALSQVNPEDWKAQVWDTEIGPQMDTLIKKPGYSM; encoded by the coding sequence ATGCCACATGTAGATATCAAAAGTTTTCCCCGGGATATGAACGACGAACAAAAAAACGCACTGGCGGCGGATATTGCTGAGGTGATAATTCGTCATTTCAACAGCAAAGACAGTTCAGTATCGATCGCGTTGAGCCAGGTTAATCCTGAGGACTGGAAAGCGCAGGTCTGGGATACCGAAATTGGCCCGCAGATGGATACGCTGATTAAAAAGCCGGGTTATTCAATGTAA
- a CDS encoding Kdo(2)-lipid IV(A) acyltransferase, whose protein sequence is MTKLPQFSLAFFHPRYWLSWTGIAALWCIVQLPYPLLLRIGHGLGRLAMRLLPRRVDIARRNLELCFPDMKKAEREHLLQRNFESVGMGVIETGMAWFWPDWRVRKCFSVSGYEHMEEARARGNGVVLIGMHFLTLELGARIFGMLNPGVGVYRPNNNALLDWLQTRGRLRSNKTMLDRYDLKGMIRALKQNDILWYAPDHDYGKTNSVFVPFFAVPDAATTAGSYMLVKSARPAVIPFVPRRKADGSGYELIILGDIGETLQGGDKASVATQMNRAIERAVLMAPEQYMWLHRRFKTRPEGQPDRYARKKSVVISNRTVSTGDMPEQSGIQH, encoded by the coding sequence ATGACAAAATTACCTCAGTTTTCACTCGCCTTTTTTCATCCTCGTTACTGGCTCAGCTGGACAGGCATTGCAGCGCTCTGGTGCATTGTGCAGCTCCCGTATCCCCTTTTATTGAGAATCGGACACGGCCTTGGGCGTCTGGCCATGCGTTTGCTACCGCGTCGTGTAGACATCGCTCGCCGCAACCTTGAGCTCTGTTTTCCCGATATGAAAAAGGCTGAACGCGAACATTTACTGCAGCGTAATTTTGAATCGGTTGGTATGGGCGTTATCGAAACCGGGATGGCCTGGTTCTGGCCAGACTGGCGGGTACGCAAATGCTTTAGCGTCAGTGGGTATGAGCATATGGAAGAGGCGCGGGCGCGTGGAAATGGCGTAGTGCTTATCGGTATGCATTTTCTTACCCTGGAACTGGGTGCCAGAATATTTGGCATGCTCAACCCGGGTGTCGGGGTTTATCGCCCTAACAATAATGCGCTGCTGGACTGGCTGCAGACGCGCGGCCGTCTGCGCTCAAATAAAACCATGCTGGATCGCTATGACCTGAAGGGGATGATCCGCGCCCTGAAGCAGAATGATATTCTGTGGTACGCCCCGGATCACGACTACGGCAAAACCAACAGCGTGTTTGTGCCGTTCTTTGCGGTTCCTGACGCCGCGACAACTGCCGGAAGTTACATGCTGGTGAAGAGCGCCAGACCGGCGGTGATCCCGTTCGTTCCACGCAGAAAGGCAGACGGCAGCGGTTATGAACTGATTATTCTTGGCGATATCGGCGAAACGCTGCAGGGCGGTGATAAAGCGTCGGTAGCCACACAGATGAACAGGGCGATTGAGCGCGCGGTGCTGATGGCGCCGGAGCAGTATATGTGGTTGCACCGACGCTTCAAAACCCGTCCTGAAGGCCAGCCGGACAGATATGCGCGCAAAAAAAGCGTGGTCATTTCCAACAGAACCGTATCTACAGGCGACATGCCTGAACAGTCAGGCATTCAGCACTAA
- a CDS encoding NAD-dependent malic enzyme has protein sequence MPRKEVLYTPYSGAVLLENPLLNKGLAFIKEERDNFNLHGLLPHNVESIEEQTERAWVQFCHFKSDISRHVYLRNIQDTNETLFYNLLRSHLKETLPIIYTPTVGEACEHFSTIYRRARGLFISWPNRHRIDEMLQSFSRNDIRVIVVTDGERILGLGDQGIGGMGIPIGKLSLYTACGGIHPASTLPIMLDVGTNNQQHLDDPMYMGWRHPRISDDQYAEFMDMFISTVKQRWPNVLLQFEDFAQKNATRLLQRYRDQLCCFNDDIQGTAAVTAGTLIAAAHAAGTRVRDQRVVFLGSGSAGCGIAEKIVALMVDDGLTEAEARSRVFMVDRFGLLTDDMTNLLDFQKNLLTAREAIRDWQVESNNISLLDVVKNAHPTVMIGVSGQPGLFSEEIVKEMHRHCPRPVIMPLSNPTSRAEAQPQDLIAWTQGAALVATGSPFAPVFWQDEQYDIAQCNNAYVFPGLGLGILACHARRVTEEMLMAASRSLAAQSPLVMTEKGGLLPPVDHIETVSRHIAFAVARAAIEQGVAPAMEDEMLLARIEETWWQADYAPYRRAAL, from the coding sequence ATGCCTCGCAAAGAAGTACTGTATACCCCTTATAGCGGCGCTGTGTTACTGGAAAACCCGTTATTAAATAAAGGACTCGCATTTATTAAAGAAGAACGCGATAACTTTAATCTGCACGGTTTGTTGCCACACAACGTTGAAAGTATCGAGGAGCAAACCGAACGCGCCTGGGTACAATTCTGTCATTTTAAAAGCGATATTTCCCGCCACGTTTATCTGCGAAATATACAGGATACTAATGAGACTCTGTTTTACAACCTGCTGCGTTCGCACCTGAAAGAGACGTTACCCATTATCTATACTCCAACGGTAGGTGAAGCCTGCGAACACTTCTCGACAATTTATCGCCGCGCGCGGGGGCTCTTTATTTCATGGCCCAATCGTCATCGTATTGATGAGATGCTGCAGAGTTTCTCACGCAATGATATTCGCGTCATCGTTGTGACCGACGGGGAGCGCATTCTGGGACTCGGCGATCAGGGGATCGGCGGGATGGGAATACCCATTGGAAAACTCTCGTTATATACCGCCTGCGGTGGGATCCACCCGGCGTCTACCCTGCCGATTATGCTGGATGTCGGTACCAATAATCAGCAGCATCTGGACGATCCGATGTATATGGGCTGGCGTCATCCACGCATTAGCGATGATCAGTATGCGGAATTTATGGACATGTTTATCAGTACCGTGAAGCAGCGCTGGCCCAATGTATTGCTGCAGTTTGAGGATTTCGCGCAGAAAAACGCGACCAGACTTCTGCAGCGCTACCGCGACCAGCTGTGCTGTTTCAACGACGATATCCAGGGTACCGCCGCCGTGACCGCGGGCACGCTGATTGCTGCCGCCCATGCTGCCGGGACCCGTGTTCGCGATCAGCGCGTGGTCTTCCTGGGGAGCGGATCCGCCGGTTGCGGCATCGCCGAAAAAATCGTGGCGCTGATGGTGGATGACGGTCTGACCGAAGCCGAAGCCCGCAGTCGGGTCTTTATGGTCGATCGCTTTGGCCTGCTGACTGACGATATGACCAACCTCCTCGACTTCCAGAAAAACCTGCTCACGGCGCGCGAGGCGATCCGCGACTGGCAGGTTGAGTCGAACAATATTTCGCTGCTGGACGTGGTTAAAAACGCGCATCCGACGGTCATGATTGGGGTCTCAGGCCAGCCGGGCCTCTTCAGCGAAGAGATTGTAAAAGAGATGCATCGCCACTGCCCGCGTCCGGTGATTATGCCGCTTTCTAACCCCACATCACGTGCGGAGGCGCAACCGCAGGATCTCATTGCCTGGACACAGGGCGCCGCACTCGTCGCCACCGGCAGCCCGTTTGCTCCGGTGTTCTGGCAGGACGAACAGTACGATATTGCCCAGTGTAATAATGCCTATGTATTCCCCGGGCTGGGGCTGGGTATTCTGGCCTGCCATGCACGCCGGGTCACCGAGGAGATGCTGATGGCGGCAAGCCGCAGCCTGGCCGCACAGTCGCCGCTGGTGATGACTGAAAAAGGTGGGTTATTGCCGCCGGTGGATCATATAGAAACGGTGTCACGCCATATCGCGTTTGCCGTCGCCAGAGCGGCCATTGAGCAAGGTGTTGCGCCAGCCATGGAGGATGAGATGTTGCTGGCGCGGATTGAAGAGACCTGGTGGCAAGCGGATTATGCGCCGTACCGCCGGGCCGCGCTGTAG
- a CDS encoding 2-hydroxycarboxylate transporter family protein: MKDNSVTTSPVASRVAFGLSNAEVGAVPLMLFVGIAVIVATSAWAGLLPKNMIGGLAVIMTLGFAFAKIGRQIPVLKDIGGPAILCLMLPSVLVYFGVFEKHTLDTVHLLMKEANLLYFVIACLVVGSILGMNRVLLIQGMIRMFVPLVVGTLMAVLSGLIVGSLFGYTPYHTFFFIIVPIIGGGIGEGILPLSLAYSAILGQTPDVYVAQLAPAAVVGNIFAIICAGTLARLGTKRPALSGNGMLTRSKDDNSLFASAQSVQQTDFQLMGGGLLMVCAFFIVGGLFEKLVHIPGPVLMILIAVLCKYFRVIPASMEQGAHSCYKFVSAALVWPLMIGLGMLYVPLESVVAVFSVGYVVVCGSIVMAMALSGYFIASRLNMYPVEAAIVTCCHSGLGGTGDVAILSASNRMSLMPFAQIATRIGGASTVIFATILMGWLMAH, encoded by the coding sequence ATGAAAGATAATTCTGTAACCACATCTCCAGTCGCTTCACGTGTTGCTTTTGGGTTGAGCAATGCGGAAGTCGGCGCGGTCCCGTTGATGCTGTTTGTCGGGATCGCGGTCATTGTGGCCACCTCCGCGTGGGCGGGGCTGCTGCCGAAAAACATGATCGGTGGACTCGCGGTGATCATGACGCTCGGTTTTGCCTTTGCCAAAATTGGCCGACAGATCCCGGTGCTGAAAGATATTGGTGGCCCGGCAATATTGTGCCTGATGCTGCCTTCGGTGCTGGTCTACTTTGGCGTATTCGAGAAACACACCCTGGATACGGTTCACCTGTTGATGAAAGAGGCCAATTTGCTCTATTTCGTCATCGCCTGTCTGGTAGTGGGGAGCATTTTGGGGATGAACCGCGTGCTGCTGATCCAGGGGATGATCCGCATGTTCGTTCCACTGGTGGTAGGCACCCTGATGGCTGTGCTGAGCGGGTTAATTGTCGGCTCGCTGTTTGGCTATACGCCGTACCACACCTTCTTTTTCATCATCGTGCCGATTATCGGCGGCGGGATTGGAGAAGGTATTTTACCGCTGTCGCTGGCCTATTCGGCCATACTGGGCCAGACACCTGACGTCTATGTGGCGCAGCTTGCACCCGCCGCCGTAGTGGGGAATATCTTCGCGATTATCTGTGCGGGTACGCTGGCACGCCTCGGAACAAAACGTCCTGCGCTGTCGGGAAATGGCATGTTAACCCGCAGCAAAGATGACAATAGCCTGTTTGCCAGCGCCCAGAGCGTACAGCAAACCGATTTCCAGCTGATGGGTGGCGGGCTGCTGATGGTGTGTGCGTTTTTCATCGTTGGCGGACTGTTTGAGAAGCTGGTGCATATTCCCGGCCCGGTGCTGATGATCCTCATCGCCGTGCTGTGTAAATACTTCAGGGTGATCCCGGCCTCCATGGAGCAGGGGGCGCACAGCTGCTATAAATTTGTCTCCGCTGCGCTGGTCTGGCCGTTGATGATTGGCCTTGGCATGCTGTACGTGCCGCTGGAGAGCGTCGTGGCGGTCTTCTCCGTGGGATACGTGGTGGTGTGTGGTTCGATCGTGATGGCAATGGCGCTGAGCGGCTATTTTATTGCGTCGCGCCTGAATATGTATCCGGTGGAAGCGGCCATTGTCACCTGCTGTCATAGCGGGCTGGGCGGGACAGGGGACGTGGCGATTCTGTCTGCGTCGAACCGCATGTCGCTGATGCCGTTTGCCCAGATTGCGACCCGTATTGGCGGCGCATCGACAGTGATTTTCGCCACGATTCTGATGGGCTGGTTGATGGCGCACTGA
- a CDS encoding helix-turn-helix domain-containing protein: MTGRVDYQIEKYLFTEAAEPERLTRQWAEVMEECREQQSGAEERLRLALLNVDYVTSFELPFRLLLTRAPQLIDGIRNELQLSQKNVLFNGKRFGCVYSLKMNLDGIPDEFSYHLKTRIQRTDSEGGSEVPYRQIAQQVKAPRERLKLALENGLPVTALDGLFWFGIQRIAADVQRLRKTGMSIVTSETEVFDTLTKTSRQIPVYRLEKA; this comes from the coding sequence ATGACCGGAAGAGTTGATTATCAGATTGAAAAATATCTCTTTACCGAGGCTGCCGAGCCGGAGCGTTTGACGCGTCAGTGGGCAGAGGTGATGGAAGAGTGTCGTGAGCAACAGTCTGGTGCAGAGGAGCGGCTGCGTCTGGCGTTGCTTAATGTGGATTACGTCACCAGCTTCGAGCTGCCCTTCAGGCTACTCCTCACCCGTGCCCCGCAGTTGATTGACGGCATCAGGAATGAACTTCAACTCAGTCAGAAAAATGTGCTGTTCAATGGCAAGCGGTTCGGCTGCGTGTATAGCCTTAAAATGAATCTGGACGGGATCCCTGACGAATTTAGTTATCACCTGAAGACGCGTATCCAGCGAACTGATAGCGAGGGTGGGAGCGAAGTGCCTTACCGGCAAATAGCCCAGCAGGTCAAAGCCCCCCGCGAACGCCTTAAGTTAGCGCTGGAGAACGGGCTGCCAGTAACGGCACTTGACGGGCTGTTCTGGTTTGGCATTCAGCGCATTGCGGCCGATGTGCAAAGGTTACGCAAAACAGGGATGAGTATTGTCACCTCCGAGACCGAGGTCTTTGATACCCTGACGAAGACCAGCCGGCAGATCCCGGTCTATCGCCTGGAAAAAGCGTAG
- a CDS encoding helix-turn-helix transcriptional regulator translates to MIPNHPEPEQILLENVLFALGNPLRLSIIRRLADGSELSCNALRPDDVVKSTMTHHWRVLRDSGVIWQRPQGRENMISLRRDDLDARFPGLMAILLRAE, encoded by the coding sequence ATGATCCCAAACCACCCTGAACCTGAACAAATACTGCTGGAAAATGTGCTGTTTGCCCTCGGCAACCCGCTCCGGCTGTCGATTATCCGCAGACTGGCCGATGGCAGCGAACTCAGCTGTAACGCGCTGCGCCCGGACGATGTGGTGAAATCGACAATGACCCACCACTGGCGCGTGCTGCGCGACAGCGGCGTTATCTGGCAACGCCCGCAGGGGCGGGAGAATATGATTTCATTGCGAAGAGACGATCTGGATGCCCGTTTTCCAGGGCTGATGGCAATTTTGCTGCGGGCTGAGTAG